From Aerosticca soli, a single genomic window includes:
- the pstS gene encoding phosphate ABC transporter substrate-binding protein PstS yields the protein MNTTFTLSRLCAAAALAAGILAGAPARATDITGAGSSFVYPVISKWSAAYAEKTGNKLNYQSVGSGAGIAQIKEGTIDFGASDAPMKPEELKQYGLGQFPLVVGGIVPVVNLSGIGSDQIKLDGPTLAEIFLGKITSWNDSKIAALNAGLNLPAKKITVVHRSDGSGTSFNFTNYLSKVSPEWADKVKFGTAVDWPTGVGGKGNEGVSQYVRQIPGAIGYVEYAYAVQNKISWVDLKNAAGQFVKPSAETFAAAAATADWASAKDFNLVMTNAPGQNAWPIAATTWAIMYKKPKNVEHTRVALDFFKWALENGQQLASSLDYVPLPPSLVKQIEAYWASEFKLQ from the coding sequence TTGAATACGACCTTTACCTTGAGCCGCCTGTGCGCCGCGGCCGCGCTCGCCGCGGGCATCCTCGCCGGCGCGCCGGCGCGGGCCACGGACATCACCGGCGCCGGATCGAGCTTCGTCTATCCGGTCATCTCCAAATGGTCTGCCGCCTATGCCGAGAAGACCGGCAACAAGCTCAACTACCAGTCGGTGGGTTCGGGCGCGGGTATCGCGCAGATCAAGGAAGGCACCATCGACTTCGGCGCCTCCGACGCCCCGATGAAGCCGGAGGAACTCAAGCAGTACGGCCTCGGCCAGTTCCCGCTGGTGGTCGGCGGCATCGTGCCGGTGGTCAATCTTTCCGGCATCGGCTCGGACCAGATCAAGCTCGACGGCCCCACGCTGGCCGAGATCTTCCTGGGCAAGATCACCAGCTGGAACGACTCCAAGATCGCCGCGCTCAACGCGGGCCTGAACCTGCCGGCCAAGAAGATCACCGTGGTGCACCGCTCGGACGGCTCGGGCACCAGCTTCAACTTCACCAATTACCTGTCCAAGGTGAGCCCGGAATGGGCCGACAAGGTCAAGTTCGGTACCGCGGTGGACTGGCCGACCGGCGTCGGCGGCAAGGGCAACGAGGGCGTGTCGCAGTACGTGCGCCAGATCCCGGGCGCGATCGGCTACGTCGAGTACGCCTACGCGGTGCAGAACAAGATCAGCTGGGTGGATCTCAAGAACGCCGCCGGCCAGTTCGTCAAGCCGAGCGCGGAAACCTTCGCCGCGGCGGCGGCCACCGCCGACTGGGCGAGCGCCAAGGACTTCAACCTGGTGATGACCAACGCCCCGGGCCAGAACGCCTGGCCGATCGCCGCAACCACCTGGGCGATCATGTACAAGAAGCCCAAGAACGTCGAGCATACCCGCGTGGCCCTGGACTTCTTCAAATGGGCGCTGGAAAACGGCCAGCAGCTCGCCTCCTCGCTCGACTACGTGCCGCTGCCACCCTCGCTGGTCAAGCAGATCGAAGCCTACTGGGCCAGCGAGTTCAAGCTGCAGTGA